A genome region from Trachemys scripta elegans isolate TJP31775 chromosome 2, CAS_Tse_1.0, whole genome shotgun sequence includes the following:
- the CABYR gene encoding calcium-binding tyrosine phosphorylation-regulated protein isoform X2, which translates to MHSSKPRLVVPYGLKTLLEGVSRAVLKTNPSNITEFAALYFRELIAFREENPNLDITDLVREFHFTRVEGWTDRLPEKRADLGDVSVVSPLSEEPKRKEKSTDTEEDQLHEGPEPEYSSKITQYPSTHGELAENEPSPTGPEASPKGPELAYVPADPAQLAAQMLAMATTEAGQPPPYSNVWTLYCLTDLSQQGRKSPPPLPPAGTGAPYPQATLYISSGKEQQPFQQQQLAPQGPPPPPQVSSPTYVMMEEGKRGNAPPFILVGSTVQNVQDWKSIPGHTVLTQHDTSAVRRFTTVPVPVARPADLKMATPNPNSNSAQETARPPTPVFLSVAIPLDEVMSAKRGSAAGDKAGINPFAGSYGIAGEITFTSAPVRRADS; encoded by the exons ATGCATTCTTCAAAGCCCAGGCTTGTTGTTCCATATGGCCTCAAGACTTTACTCGAGGGAGTGAGCAGAGCTGTTCTCAAAACCAATCCAAGCAATATCACTGAGTTTGCAGCTCTCTACTTCAGAGAGCTAATTGCATTTAGAGAAG AAAATCCTAATTTGGATATAACAGACCTGGTTAGAGAATTTCATTTCACTAGAG TAGAGGGCTGGACTGATAGACTGCCAGAAAAGAGAGCTGACCTTGGAGACGTAAGTGTGGTGTCTCCACTTTCTGAGGAACCAAAACGAAAGGAAAAATCCACAGACACAGAGGAGGACCAGTTGCACGAAGGCCCTGAACCTGAATATAGCAGCAAAATTACACAATACCCATCGACTCACGGTGAACTTGCAGAAAATGAACCATCCCCTACGGGACCTGAAGCATCCCCTAAGGGACCTGAACTTGCCTATGTCCCAGCAGATCCTGCACAGCTTGCTGCACAGATGTTAG caaTGGCAACAACCGAAGCAGGACAACCACCACCATATTCTAATGTGTGGACTCTCTATTGTCTAACTGATTTGAGCCAACAAGGTCGAAAGTCACCACCACCCCTTCCTCCAGCTGGAACTGGTGCTCCTTATCCCCAAGCAACCCTCTATATATCTAGTGGGAAGGAGCAACAACCATTCCAACAACAGCAGCTGGCACCACAAggtccaccaccaccaccacaagtaTCCTCTCCAACTTATGTGATGATGGAAGAAGGCAAGAGGGGAAATGCACCACCTTTCATTTTAGTGGGCTCTACAGTTCAGAATGTACAGGACTGGAAGTCTATTCCTGGCCATACTGTCCTTACACAGCATGACACAAGTGCTGTAAGGAGATTCACTACAGTACCTGTACCAGTTGCCAGGCCAGCAGATCTGAAAATGGCCACTCCAAACCCAAATTCTAATTCTGCACAAGAAACTGCTAGACCACCAACCCCCGTTTTTCTTTCAGTTGCCATACCCTTAGACGAAGTAATGTCTGCAAAGAGGGGCTCAGCAGCTGGTGATAAAGCAGGCATAAATCCCTTTGCAGGAAGCTATGGTATAGCAGGAGAGATTACATTTACTTCTGCCCCAGTCCGCAGAGCAGACTCATGA
- the CABYR gene encoding calcium-binding tyrosine phosphorylation-regulated protein isoform X1 produces the protein MHSSKPRLVVPYGLKTLLEGVSRAVLKTNPSNITEFAALYFRELIAFREENPNLDITDLVREFHFTRVEGWTDRLPEKRADLGDVSVVSPLSEEPKRKEKSTDTEEDQLHEGPEPEYSSKITQYPSTHGELAENEPSPTGPEASPKGPELAYVPADPAQLAAQMLGNIDSVHSMKDVATSVQSFPELSLSSVDTTVAPVEGAAEEATLTPAAEGSAESVRLEPAVQSQASIVLGSSSSQAEQSTSDVDQASSTPLQDEPPPPAPPPPPPPPPPPKDPLQAVPSQSEIEVTSTIQAMPIHTDDEPATEGEVPPYIEQFPQQIVIPFLEQVACLIEIQQPLMPSLNTGQFTCTKILDPSADDAEFDPERMETTAQMASAEQGFIMSVAIPLDEVMSAKRGSAAGDKAGINPFAGSYGIAGEITFTSAPVRRADS, from the exons ATGCATTCTTCAAAGCCCAGGCTTGTTGTTCCATATGGCCTCAAGACTTTACTCGAGGGAGTGAGCAGAGCTGTTCTCAAAACCAATCCAAGCAATATCACTGAGTTTGCAGCTCTCTACTTCAGAGAGCTAATTGCATTTAGAGAAG AAAATCCTAATTTGGATATAACAGACCTGGTTAGAGAATTTCATTTCACTAGAG TAGAGGGCTGGACTGATAGACTGCCAGAAAAGAGAGCTGACCTTGGAGACGTAAGTGTGGTGTCTCCACTTTCTGAGGAACCAAAACGAAAGGAAAAATCCACAGACACAGAGGAGGACCAGTTGCACGAAGGCCCTGAACCTGAATATAGCAGCAAAATTACACAATACCCATCGACTCACGGTGAACTTGCAGAAAATGAACCATCCCCTACGGGACCTGAAGCATCCCCTAAGGGACCTGAACTTGCCTATGTCCCAGCAGATCCTGCACAGCTTGCTGCACAGATGTTAGGTAACATTGATTCTGTTCATTCTATGAAGGATGTGGCAACAAGTGTGCAATCTTTTCCTGAACTGTCTCTGAGCTCAGTGGACACAACAGTTGCACCAGTAGAAGGTGCTGCTGAAGAAGCTACACTTACCCCAGCTGCTGAGGGTTCTGCAGAGTCTGTTAGGTTGGAGCCAGCGGTTCAGAGTCAGGCCTCCATTGTCCTAGGGTCCTCCAGCAGTCAGGCTGAACAATCAACAAGTGATGTAGATCAAGCTTCCTCAACCCCCTTGCAGGATGAACCACCACCACCTgctcctccaccacctcctcctccaccaccacctcctaaAGATCCATTacaggctgtgccttcccaaagcGAAATTGAGGTTACATCAACCATTCAGGCTATGCCAATACATACTGACGATGAGCCCGCTACTGAAGGAGAGGTTCCACCTTACATAGAGCAGTTCCCGCAGCAAATAGTCATTCCCTTTTTAGAACAAGTAGCTTGTCTAATAGAGATTCAGCAGCCACTAATGCCTTCACTAAATACAGGTCAGTTTACATGCACTAAGATCTTAGATCCATCTGCAGATgatgcagaatttgaccctgaaAGAATGGAAACTACAGCGCAAATGGCATCAGCTGAGCAAGGTTTTATTATGTCAG TTGCCATACCCTTAGACGAAGTAATGTCTGCAAAGAGGGGCTCAGCAGCTGGTGATAAAGCAGGCATAAATCCCTTTGCAGGAAGCTATGGTATAGCAGGAGAGATTACATTTACTTCTGCCCCAGTCCGCAGAGCAGACTCATGA